A stretch of the Vibrio casei genome encodes the following:
- a CDS encoding integrase domain-containing protein — MRNLNLRNFGLKNRDMGRALHNAYQENGNGYTANATVKTSLHQFAQFLKESGVRDLKNVQKEHVKAYAQQLLERYENDSISASTAQNYLSAINVAMSNARMDKQCHINPVKDSGFPTKSGIAEMNKSVTYETLEEVKRELPARLSAQLNLQRTLGLRFKESALIDAKKSLTEAIETGKVTIENGTKGGRARVIPITGQPQIHALENASKVQENNRSLIPKALTWAQYQNTCYKEMENKPFNFHDLRHSYAHERYQTLLGQSCPVQANISHKDHHQYLSKQLACTIEDAKQRDHTVRAQISRELGHNRISITNNYLG; from the coding sequence ATGAGAAATTTAAACCTAAGAAATTTTGGATTGAAAAATCGCGATATGGGAAGGGCATTACATAATGCTTATCAAGAAAATGGGAATGGATATACGGCAAACGCAACCGTCAAAACTTCATTGCATCAATTCGCTCAATTTCTAAAAGAATCAGGAGTAAGAGATCTTAAGAACGTCCAAAAAGAGCACGTAAAAGCATACGCTCAACAATTATTAGAGCGTTATGAAAATGACTCAATCAGTGCCAGTACAGCACAAAACTACCTCTCCGCTATCAATGTTGCGATGAGCAACGCGCGGATGGACAAACAATGCCATATCAACCCAGTAAAGGACTCAGGATTTCCCACGAAGTCAGGTATTGCAGAGATGAATAAATCTGTCACTTACGAAACTTTAGAGGAAGTAAAAAGAGAACTCCCCGCCAGGTTATCAGCGCAACTCAATCTTCAAAGAACATTAGGATTAAGGTTTAAAGAATCCGCTCTCATCGATGCAAAAAAAAGTTTAACCGAAGCGATTGAGACAGGAAAAGTGACCATTGAAAATGGAACGAAAGGGGGAAGAGCAAGGGTCATTCCTATTACCGGCCAACCTCAAATCCATGCTCTCGAAAACGCCAGTAAAGTCCAAGAAAATAACCGGTCTCTAATTCCTAAAGCCCTTACATGGGCTCAATATCAGAATACTTGTTATAAGGAGATGGAAAATAAACCATTTAATTTTCACGATCTCAGACACAGCTATGCCCACGAACGCTACCAAACATTACTAGGTCAATCGTGTCCAGTCCAAGCGAATATCTCTCACAAAGACCACCATCAATACTTAAGTAAACAACTAGCCTGCACAATCGAAGATGCGAAACAAAGAGATCACACCGTAAGAGCACAAATATCAAGAGAACTCGGACATAACAGAATATCCATTACCAATAACTATCTTGGATAA